Proteins encoded by one window of Porphyromonas vaginalis:
- a CDS encoding AAA family ATPase, with product MEALYRTHDYLLRNLSNPIQRSLFGEIDFSAPLIGIYGCRGVGKTTFLLDYAARTFGSLNRKCLYVNLNNFLFTSETLVDFAKTFYDHGGRHLLLDQIYKYPSWHEDLLACMRLMPDLQIIYTTSIVQYDSALPIEEQLPGAVYRLDGFSLREFIQLKTGLNLPQVTLEEILKDHETISREIMGMVNPLNYLADYTHHGYYPFFLEDRNYSENLLKNINMMLEVDVSFLRNLDQRLLPKLRRLLYELGRTAPTSPNISQLSQMISASRATISNYMHILSDAGLVTQLYRVGSEATTRKPAMCYLQNTNIGYALVPEPVTSPELYSTFFLTHLHHAHQVNAGGRAQVHFVLDETYEFRIDKELGGRYRPDRYYAVQGIPMGHDNVIPLWLFGFIY from the coding sequence GTGGAGGCACTCTATAGAACACACGACTACCTGCTGCGCAACCTGAGCAATCCGATACAGCGCAGCCTCTTTGGCGAGATTGATTTCTCCGCCCCGCTCATCGGCATCTATGGCTGTCGTGGTGTGGGCAAGACAACCTTCCTGCTAGACTACGCTGCGAGGACTTTTGGGTCGCTCAATAGAAAGTGTCTCTATGTCAATCTCAACAACTTCCTCTTTACGAGTGAGACGCTTGTAGACTTTGCTAAGACCTTTTACGACCATGGCGGGCGGCATCTGCTGCTAGACCAGATCTATAAGTACCCCTCGTGGCACGAAGATCTGCTAGCGTGCATGCGCTTGATGCCGGATCTGCAGATTATCTACACCACCTCGATCGTACAATACGACTCGGCACTCCCCATCGAGGAGCAGCTGCCAGGAGCTGTCTACCGACTAGACGGCTTCTCGCTCCGTGAGTTCATACAGCTCAAGACGGGGCTTAACCTCCCGCAGGTCACGCTCGAGGAGATACTGAAGGATCACGAGACCATCTCTCGCGAGATCATGGGGATGGTCAATCCGCTCAACTACTTGGCGGACTACACGCACCACGGCTACTACCCCTTCTTCCTCGAGGATCGCAACTACTCGGAGAATCTACTGAAGAATATCAACATGATGCTGGAGGTCGATGTGAGCTTCCTACGCAACCTCGACCAGCGTCTCCTACCCAAGCTACGCAGGCTACTCTACGAGCTGGGGCGCACGGCACCTACCTCGCCCAATATCTCGCAACTCTCGCAGATGATCAGTGCCTCACGCGCTACCATCTCCAACTATATGCACATCCTCTCCGACGCAGGTCTCGTCACGCAGCTATACCGTGTAGGCTCTGAGGCGACCACCCGTAAGCCGGCTATGTGCTATCTGCAAAACACCAATATAGGCTACGCCCTCGTCCCCGAGCCAGTGACCAGTCCTGAGCTTTACTCCACCTTCTTCCTGACGCACCTACATCATGCACACCAAGTCAATGCAGGGGGGCGGGCACAGGTACACTTCGTACTGGACGAGACTTATGAATTTCGCATTGATAAGGAGCTGGGCGGGCGCTATCGTCCCGACCGCTACTACGCAGTGCAAGGCATCCCCATGGGGCATGACAATGTCATCCCGCTATGGCTCTTCGGCTTTATCTACTAA